TGCGACCGATTTCCGTGTTGATCAAGTGGGCAACCGTCGTGATCGCATCGGCGGCGATTGGAGTGCTCGCACTCCAGGAGCTCCTTCGCGGATCCGGGGAGCTCACCTTGGCTACGGCTGATACTGTTTTCGTATCTGCGGCCCTAGCCGCCGCCTGCTTCCTGCTGTCATTCTTTGTGGTGTTATTTGGTGATGGCGCTCGCACGCGAGGCATACCGCGCCGTTCAAGATCGGAGACTGACTCATGATTGCTGACATCCTCGTCTGGTCGTCGCTGGCTCTCGTTGGCGGCTCGATTGCAGTTCTTGCATCCGCTTTCGTAGGAGCTGCGCGCAGCCGGAGAGCGTCGCGCAACGCATCAGCGGCTCACGCAGCCCCGGCGGCGGAACTGGACGCCAGCGCTACTTCGACTCCGGATTTTACTGCCAGGCTTCGGGATGTCGTCGAGTTGGCATACGTCCGCGTTTCGCACGAAACCCAACGCTATTCGCAGTCTGAGGCTAGTTACGCGGAGCTCCGAGGTCACATCGTCGAGACGTTCGCCCGGTTGGAGACTCAACTCAGCCCTGCGCTTGTATACAACGCTGGTAGCAATTTTGAGCGCGAGATTCGGGCGTCGTCGGCATCGGACCTTTCCAACTTCGAGATAGAGCAGTTCGGTCGAAGACTGTCGAGCAACTTCGAGTACGAGCCTGCAATGGGAGTAAGAGTTGCCTAAGAGAGACCGCGAGGCGGCCAGTGCGTCGAACCTCGCATCACAGGCGGAGCGCCTGATCGAGTTCGCGTTGCAGAACCCTGATCAGTTCCGCCTAATTTCTGAGGTGGTCGCTGAGCGTGCCCAGACGAAGCTCGACCAACGGCGGACGCACGAGTACACCGCTTCGCTAGTCGAACAGTTTCATGCTCTTTCCGCTCGTGAGAGCTTCCGTCCGGGGGACCTGGTGGTCTGGAAGCCGCGCCTGAAGAATCGCGTACATCCTGCTTACGACGAACCTGCGGTCGTTGTAGAAGTTCTCGAGACTCCCGTAGTCAACGCTGAGGTCGATCCGAGCTCGACCTATTTTAGGGAACCGCTCGATATCGTCCTCGGGTTCCTCGATGATGAAGACGAAATCCTCGTCTACCATTACGATTCTCGCCGCTTTGCAAAGGCACCGAACCAAACACCGAATCGTGTCGATGTCTGAGATGGGTCGTCGCGCCCGCCCGAACAAGGCAGGCTTCTAACACCCGGTCAGCCGGTTTGAGACCTCACAGTCGTAGTCGCTCCGTGTGGACGAGGCGCGGGTCGAGGAGCTGGTTTGACCTTCGACGATGCTGTTCCGCCACGAGGGGGTGCCCCCCGCGCCGAGATGCCGTGACCGACGAAGAAGTTGTCGCCAAGGGCCCCGGCGTGACTCTCTCTCAGATGGACGCTGTCTGCGCTCAGGTGGAGGTGCGTCGGGTTCCTTTCAGCGGCTCCTCACTATTCTGGCCTCGTCGGGACATCTCATCGAACGTGCTCACGCCTGCAATTCCGCATTAGATGGACTGCCCGGGCAGATTGGTTGACTTCTCGAAATCCCGCATTCCGAAGGATGTGGTCGATTGTGCAAAAGCGGACCGTCGTGATCATCTGGCGCTGAATAGGAAGTCTCGATGCGGATTCGTCATGGCCAACCAGACTGGCAAGATGTGAGGCATGACGCGAGCAGACAAGTACCCGGATCAAGCCACAGCCGCCATGGACCGCCTCCAGGAAGAGGCTCGTCAGACAGACGATGCCCGCGATGAGGCGACCTTCCGTGAGGAGCGACTCGTAGGCGAGATTGACGCCGCGTACGAAGCGGGCGACCACGCGAAAGTGGAGGGGTTGCAGGCGCTGCACCAGCAAGCTGAGGTCGACATCGTGAACACCACTAGCGACTTCGAAGCGGTGATGGACCAGATCGGTGACGCTCAGCGCTTCTGGTACGAGGAGGATGATGATGATGATGATGACGACAACGATGACGACTGAGCGTGGAGCCAGAGGAGCACGCCCATGACGCGATTCGCCGACGTCGACTGGTACTGCGACCGCTGTAACGCGCACCTCAACTATCAAGACGGTTTCAACGACAACAAGTACACGTGGAAGTGCACCGAGTGCCAGCACAAGAACAGCATTTCCAGGGATAACATCTATTCATCTGAGCAGGACTTCCGAACGGGCGGAGATCCGGTTGGCTATTGAGGCATAGCAGGGACGACTACATGCTGAACCTCGGCGCCGCGGGATGCACACGGCCGCTATCGACGGTGACCTTCAGGAGGTCGAGAGTATGTCAGGCCGGGATCGAACCCCGGCGCATGGGACTGCCGCACGTATAGGGATAGGGGCTAGCAACGCAGCCAGTGCGGCTGGCGAGATCATGACGGTCTCGAATTCGATGGGCGTCAAACGTCCCAAGCGGTCCTGCCGGCGGCGTGGGTGTTAGGTGCGCTGGATCCAAGGTCGAGATCGCGATCAGAGTTGTTCGAGGGCGATCCAACTGCGCCGGTGAAGACGTTCCTTCGCAGGAGTGGGAAGAACGATTCCATGGCGGCGTTGTTGACCGCACCGCCGACGCTGCCGATCGACCCGACCATTGCAGTGCTGGTTCGCGATTCGCCAAAAGCTCCGCGCTCTGCACTACGACCAGCGATCGGTGTGAAGAACGTGTCCGGCGCACAGGTGCGCGCTCGAGCGTCCTGCGTGAACTGCCGGATCTCGCCGGTTCGCGGCCGACTGGTCGTTCAAACGTCGACGCCGAAGGCGCGCAAGAGCGGGACGCGGGGAATCATCCGGCGCGGGCCGAGCTGGACCGTGGGAATGGTCCCGTTCTCAATGCCGAGCTTGATCGTGCGGTAGTCGACGCCGACAAGTTTCGCGGCGTCCTTCATTGTGAGTGCAAGTGAATTGGATGACGCGCTCATGACATTCTCCTTCGGTGGGCAACTAATGACATCACTTGCTCACGCACTGTACACCCTTGAATGCTTCATGTCATCGCTTGCTCAGAGTCGGACGAAATGACACACTCGCAGCATGCCCACACTCGCCATCGAACATGTCGACGCGGAGATCGTTGACGCGGGCGACGGCGTCCACATTCCACGCTCGTGGGGTGCGATCGTGACCGGCCTCACTGACATTCCGGGCGCGGTCCATGCGCGCATCGCGTACGACCCGGTACTGCGGCGCACGGTGGCCGAGTCGGTGCGCGTCGACCGGAGCGGGCTGGGGGACGAGGTGACTACGACCCTGCTCCGCGACATCCGTGTGCAGGCGATCGTGCAGTGGGCCGCTACTCGCGTCGTTCGCATCGACCGCGATGGGGCAGATCCTGAGTCGTACGTCGAGTACATCACGCGCCTGCGCGCG
This portion of the Microbacterium pygmaeum genome encodes:
- a CDS encoding Sec23/Sec24 zinc finger-containing protein; the protein is MTRFADVDWYCDRCNAHLNYQDGFNDNKYTWKCTECQHKNSISRDNIYSSEQDFRTGGDPVGY
- a CDS encoding MerR family transcriptional regulator, translating into MSASSNSLALTMKDAAKLVGVDYRTIKLGIENGTIPTVQLGPRRMIPRVPLLRAFGVDV
- a CDS encoding helix-turn-helix domain-containing protein, translating into MPTLAIEHVDAEIVDAGDGVHIPRSWGAIVTGLTDIPGAVHARIAYDPVLRRTVAESVRVDRSGLGDEVTTTLLRDIRVQAIVQWAATRVVRIDRDGADPESYVEYITRLRADEGRSDDDNLREAVRLYRLASVINDAPLKLVSDELGVSISTATRMMNRARVAGLVDEETGREVYLQAREQQLREQATGPVVGPGSSGPSIGR